From the Cololabis saira isolate AMF1-May2022 chromosome 13, fColSai1.1, whole genome shotgun sequence genome, the window ttatctctatgattcctcctcatttcactacaaaaacctcaataaagtggcagctgctggagggagatggacagagagacgatgtcacgcagtgctacgatagtcggacgctcatgcagttacacggttttatagttgtggccgtggtttgtattttggttacgtaacgaaaatgtgcagaatcttattggctcgtagatccacatcacactggacggatcatccgggcggctgtacagacactggtttggttactttcctccttctctgagttggcaggctgaggggagaccactttatatatgttaaagacagagaaaacctgtttttcataataggtcccctttaagcacaTTTAAGTGGTTAAGTGGACAAACATTTGTCTCTTGGGAGTCAGGTGAATATTAGATCACATTTTATGgtaaattaatgcagaaaaccagttTGTTCCATAAGTTTCCTCAAACCTGTGACATTCGGGCTCCGGTGTTGTGTTTGGTGGGTCATTAACCCAGTAACCCGGTAAATAATGGTGATAACGCTGCTGCTGAGCCGGTTTTATTTCTGGAAAATCTGCTCAGATATTTGTTTTGGTCACACATGTCTGCTCCTCTTTTATTTCTGGGGGAGATTAGAGGCATCAGTCTTCATTTAAACATTACTTTACTAACTTTACAAAGCAATATGTGATAAATTATTGCACACTTCAGAAATGTGAAAGCACAAAGATAGTCTGAGATGAGTGGGCTGCGAGGATCCACCCCGGCGCTGGCGGTGCTGAGGCCCGACCCAGGTGACCCAGGCTGAGGCCCGACCCAGGTGACCCAGGCTCAGGCCCGACCCAGGCGTTGTAGATGGTTCTGTTCAGGAGTCCCAACTGTAATCCATGGAAATGTGTGAAGAggttttttgttcttgttttattttggatccccattagcggaTGAAAAcgccagctagtcttcctgagGTCCATGAAGATTAAAAGTACATTCAcataaaagtacatttacatatatacGTCATATAATACTTTACACtttaaatatatgaatacataaataaatacaattacatcCCTCCATTAACCCACCCACATCATTACATTAGCAACGTCACTATAGTGGTAATTATCTCAATTTCTAACTACATTGAGCTGTATATTTCATACACTATACCGTACAtcacaaaatgtatattaaacATTAGCTGTGtccaaaatgccatactaaacagtatatactcaaaaagtatacttaagttcggcccacttttgagtaaatatctgtagtgtgcattaattgggacgtttttttttgtttttgtttttggccgaaacaagatgacattatataatattattatatatgaatattataatattaatattatataataatattattatacttaatattatacttatgacatatacgtatcacttagcaaccaaacaccgctgcattgcattgtgggaagtttctgctcagctagtgtccatcaatccacactaatacatttctccagaatgagtatggatagaacatactattgagtacgtactaatgtttcagatgcactagaaaatctcacatactgtttttgctactcattagggtggaaggatgggatttcggacgcagctatTGTGTATGTCCGTACCCAAAAGGAACCTGGTTAGTTGCTTTTTAACTGTCTCTTCGTTGCTTCAGTAACGGCataaacctgttccactgtgagATGAACCTGGACATAGACCTGTTCTTCTCATTGCATCTGATCTTGGTAAAGGACTGGAAACATGAGCCCTGCTAACGTGTCTTGTCCTGTGCTCATGTCTGTCTTGGGAAAAGGTTATTTTATGGTTTAGACACAGTTATATTCCTGAATAATGTGAGTAAGTGACGTGTTAGTGTGGTGGCAGCGGCGAGGAAGCGGGAGCTCATTAAAGCTGGCGTGTGTGTTCAGACAGATTTGTGTTAACCCCCGGGGGGGGCTGGCGCTCCAACCTGACCCGGCCCGGGGGGATCTCTGCCACGCTGCTTACACTTAATAGACCCTGTAAGActtctctctgctgcaggtcGGTACAGTTGCTTCTCTCGTAATAACAGCCGTGAGAGCCGGCCTCTCTTCTCGTTTGGAGAGAACGTACGGACCAAAAACTGCTGATGGAAATGTTTTAGTGGGGCCTGCAGCCGTGCACGGGTTGAAGGATAATGAATTTAATGGAGGAGATTAGATTTAGTGACACTTGAGGGGATTAAAGAGACCTTTCAACTCAGCACACTTTACTagaaggaggaggtgggggATGGTGGCGGTATTAAGCTGCTGTAGTGCATTTCTTTCCAAAGTTATACTAATCATATATCCAGCTTATCAATACCTGTCAGAGAGAGACCCACTGGGTTTGTCTAGATACACATCCCAGCATTATTGACCTGCGTAGCAACCAGGGAggaatctgattggttgttagaGCGACGAGAACACGCCCTGTTGTTTACGGTCAACGTCTGGCATCGCCTCCTCCAGCTTCTTATAGGAACCTGTAGCTTCATACCCATTCTTCTTTATAGTGTTAACCCTTGTGATGGctgtgggtcaagggagggggagggagaaaagaaggaaggaaggaaggaagaaagaagaaaagaaggaaggaaggaaggaagaaaagatggaacgaagtaaagaaggaagaaaggaggaaataaagaaggaagtaggaaagggagtaaggaagggagaaaagatggaagggagggtgaagggagaaaagaaggaaggaaggaaggaagtaggaaagggaataaggaagggagaaaagatggaagggaggaaagaaggaagtaaggaagacaggagaaaagaaggaaggaagtaggaaagggagtaaggaagggagaaaagatggaaggaaggaaagaaggaaataaggaagacaggagaaaagaaggaaggaagtaggaaagggcttaaggaaaggagaaaagatggaagggagggtgaagggagaaaagaaggaaggaaggaagaaaggagaaaagaagcaaggaaggaaggaagtaggaaaggtaataaggaagggagaaaagatggaagggaggaaagaaggaaggaagtaggaaagggagtaaggaagggagaaaagatggaaggaaggaaagaaggaaggaagtaggaaagggagtaaggaagggagaaaagatggaaggaaggaaagaaggaaggaagtaggaaagggagtaaggaagggagaaaagatggaagggagggtgaaaggagaaaagtaggaaggaagtaggaaagggagtaaggaagggagaaaagatggaaggaaggaaagaaggaaggaagtaggaaagggagtaaggaagggagaaaagatggaagggagggtgaaaggagaaaagtaggaaggaagtaggaaagggagtaaggaagggagaaaagatggaaggaaggaaagaagggagaaaagattgaaggaagggagaaaggaaggaaagaagggagaaaaggaaagaagggagggatgaaggaatggagaaaaggaaagaaagaagggagggaagaaggaaggaatggagaaaataaggaaagaatgaaggaaaagcaaaggaacgaatgacggaagggaggtgggaagaaaaaggagtaaaggagggtaaaaaaggaggaaaagaggaagggaagaaggaaggagagagcaggaggaaagaaggagagaagaattgggtcattttgacccaaagacagtacaagggttaaattaGTGTTGTGTATCTGACATTTCAatgtttcaattcaattgtatttctatagtgtctattacaacagaagtttacatacatattacataaatataacataaacaatggcaggtaaaaactcccctagtgggagaaaaaccttaatccaaacagtggcaagaaaacctccctttaggaggaagaaacgtGGAAAagctatataaacagatgtagacagcagacactgagacaTCCATAACACAGGGGGAAACAAGCACATTTCCTTGACTTATTTTACATGAACAGGTCAGTAAATGATTGTTTGCACAGGACACAGTGGGCCTGTAAAAGACTGTTTACATCTGTCACTTCATTTGAACTGTTTCCATTGGGCCGGTTGTTCCTTAACGTCTGGGGCAGAAACTGGATGAACCTCCGGGATGCTGAGACGGGTAAAGTTCTGTGGCAGGGGACGGAGGACCTCTCTGTACCCGGAGTAGAGCATGAAGGTACGTCCACGCCGCTTCAAATCAGACACTAGGCAGTTCCAGAGCTTTAGAAgcacaaaaaacaaccttttattgGACTTGAGGGCATTTACTTTGCTTTCTGAAATGGCTATCGCATTAAAACCTGTCCCGCCTCTGGAACTCACTGCCACATTCAACTGTCAGACTCTGTCATCACCTTCACATCCCGCCTTAAAACTCACCTCTTCAGACATGCAGACTCACAATGATCTTGAGACTGGAATGACCTCACTATTGCACTTTACTGTTGTTTTATGTATTGTACTTTGCtatgtttttgattgattgccaTGCGGCCGGCCGGAGTCGGCAGCAGGGATGCTGAATGTTCTTCACCAGTGGAATGGGGATCGCACTGGCGCCATTAAATAAGACAGAGTTTTAGTCAAAGCTGACCAGACAAGtggaaaaacacatttcacTATACTTGTTGGAGGAGTTTAGCAACCCTTTCCTTTATCTGGGATGAAAGTTTTCTCGTACAGGTCGCGGCTCCTTGTGTCCCACTCGGCCCTGATGTGGTGAGTTCAGGCTGCTCCCTGCCATGTTCCCCATCAGCTCCACCCAGCACAGCTGTGTGGtcccagctgcagctgctcatcagctccatagacatatatacgtagacgcctcatagaCTGACGCTGCCtattggagctgacgttcagctccatcttggatgggtctccaatgCGGCCCCAGTGCATTTATTTCTACTGAGGAAGGTTTTATCCCCGACTACAATCATCCATAACTCCCCGAATTTTGACCCGATTTTCACACGGTttggtttgttacaaacggcagagatttagttatgatacagcacgctgtcacacattaaaaatacgtacttttatgctgaaagactttgtattatgctctttaacaaagacatatggtaGTTTCATGTTTACAAGGAGGAGAGAGAGTGTAATGTCAAACAGTAAATGAACCGGCTGTGCTACTGTCACAGCTTTATGTGATATTTACATGTGCTTTTAGCTGCATTGTTTAGTCTGCATGCCAGTGCTGCTCTGTGTCACCTGCAGTCATGAGCTGTCTTTAGGCCATTATGTGAAAGTTTTTATACATATCATTTCATTCTgtaacacatatacatacaaactCCCATATATACTGTACCAGCTCAGTACATTTTTTAAAGGCCTGGAAAAGTAAGCGTTATAAATCCAGGTCATTCCAGGGTCTTCTACTACCCTGTTAGGCTAGAACTGGGGCTGGGGAGCTAAAACCCTTGAAAAAgaactgttttgcagcttcttgcgtgtgctggctgtaactgtaactctgtaactgtaacgctgtaactccagtgtagttaatttagcctggagtgaggagacccatccaatatggtggccacgctggattacgttccagcgtgtcatgaggcgtctacgtatatgtcTATGTCCTGTTtggcagcacagtggcttagtggttagcactgttgcctcacagcaggaaggttcccaggcccagcaggatctttctgtgtggagtttgcatgttctccccgtgcttgcgtgggtttcttccgggtactccggtttcctcccacagtccaaaaacatgcatgctaggttaattgatgattctaaattgcccgtaggtgtgagtgtgtctggttgtttgtggggactgtgggtggaaactagcatttctgctaaaacccggtgtatttacactgcttaatgtagtgtgcattaatatgcattgtcccgtctaaataaacatTGAAAGCTATGATCAGCTCCCCCCACCACAGCTGTGTAGtcccagctgcagctgctcctcccCATCACGAGCATGGCAGCTCAGGGTCAGGTGATCTTTGCAGCATGCACTACTGTGCAGCACTTGTTATTGGCTTGACGGCTTGGTCTGGACTCTGGATTACCCCGATCACGTCTTCTTGTCTCCGCCCGGACCTTGTGGCCTGCCCGGTTCTGCTCCTGCCTGGACGACGGGCCCCTCCCAGGACTGTACCTGCTTCTGGAGGAACAGCCTCCCAGTTCATGACTCAGTCAGAGACTTTCTGAACTCTAGCAGACGCTGTGTTGCCCTTGGCTCCTAAAGTCCAGCCCTGGCTCCCTGCTCGGGTCTCAGCTCCCTTATTCTGTTATGGTTCCTATGTTtagtaatatattttttttttatttaaagtgatGTTTCACAAACTCTTTACCTGTTGAATAAGACACGTTTTCTGTCATGTTTTGTCAACCAGTACTGattcttacggaagagtatcagggccaggcaggagaaaaataatattttagaggaggaagatttctttttcattatgcactttgagaaaaaagttgaaatgtcgagaaaaaagtcgaaatgtcgagaaaaaagtcaaaatttcgtgaataaagttgaaatgttaagaaaaaaggcgaaattttgactttattcacgaaatttcgacattttcttgaaattgtatttcaacattaatctcgacatttcaacttttttctcaaagtgcacaataaaaaaaaatcttcccctctcaaatattttttctcttgcatggccctaatactcttccgtagattccATAAGTTTGTAGAGGATAACATTTCTTTAACCTGAAATCTGTAATTACAGAGCGACAGCAACAACGCTGCAGGCCCTTTAGGCCCGTACGTAGACCCCTGTAGGCTTCACAGACGGGGATTTACTTATCCCGCAATATGACAATTTATAGAAAAAGGACATTTAGAATACGATTGAATTAAGTTCAGAATATACACATGTATTTACATGTAGAAGTGTGATTATCTGTGGCATCGGGTGGAGTGATTGGAAAGTGTTGTGGAGACTGCTGGAAAGGACTCGTGCCACGTGCAGCAGCATAAAGTGTCCCTGGttgtttctctctgtttctgCAGCTCGTGTCCCAAAGAAGATCCTGAAGTGTAAAGCTGTGTCCAGAGAGCTGAACTTCTCGTCCTCCGAGAAACTGGAGAAGTTCAGGCTGGAGCagaaagttttcttcaaagGACAGTGTCTAGAAGGTAACGAGAAGAGAAAGCCAAATAAATAcgtagtgtatatatatatatatatatggctggCGCTCAGAGTCTCTGTTTTATCTGGTAAAGTGAATGATTAGAGGTCTTGGGGCCGAAAAGATCTCAACCTATTCTCAAACttaatatatgtgtatatatatgtgtgtgtgtatatatactgtacatacacatCCGTGCCCCGGGCTCCCTCCCCCTGTCTCCGTGCCCCGGGGCGTCCCTGAGGACTCTCCTCTCCGGCTGAGCTGCAGCTCTCTGAGGACCAGCATCACAACATGTTTACCTCGCTGGTTccacccgggtccaggtccggaGCAGACTGCTGCACCAGCCCAGGGACCCCCCTCACGTCTGTCCTCCTGTCTCTCTGTCCGTCTGCAGAGTGGTTCTTCGAGTTCGGCTTCGTCATCCCCAACTCCACCAACACGTGGCAGTCCCTGATAGAAGCAGCTCCGGAGTCCCAGATGATGCCGGCCAACGTTCTGACGTGAGTCCCCTCACAGGTGCTGTCTGTTCCCCCGGGGCAGGCCCTCGCCCTTCACCGGCTCCTGCATTCATGTGCTGAGTCGTGACCCAACCATCAAACACCACGAGCTTGAgctgttaacacacacacatatggagcttttccactagcacctactcagccaaACTctcctcagtttggttcttttccaccaggggtctaacgtgcagagtagatacttttctgtaactattctactgaggttctaagctgctgagtcggctgtatctgacatcatcacactacaggacaccgattggtcggggggttggagtcagacgtctgagtcaggaggaggaaatcagagaaagagactctgacggattcttgttcattttattcaaccagcaacggcagcaaaagtctgtttctgatccaagtctgagggtcagatgttcataaacctggtgctgaggagagaattaaaaagatctagacggtgataaggaacgaccagatctaccaggagctctgtctcttcatagctgctcacggctccagctgacttttcagcagcacagagacaaactaacaaaaaaaagcatcgctgcttgaagcttctctcattcaggtgtgttatacatcaaaatgtacgtctccatcctgtgacgatgggcattacttttctctttcaaaagcgttaccgtggcgacgctagacgccaaaaagcgcgccgccccttcatctgattggtccatatttgatcgttcctactttctgccataacttttgaatggtttcacatagagagtcgtgggtggtgacatcttactcggttttgagtccttgaccataattggtgcaaattagccccgc encodes:
- the pde6d gene encoding retinal rod rhodopsin-sensitive cGMP 3',5'-cyclic phosphodiesterase subunit delta; this translates as MSSGEGRAKAILKGFKLNWMNLRDAETGKVLWQGTEDLSVPGVEHEARVPKKILKCKAVSRELNFSSSEKLEKFRLEQKVFFKGQCLEEWFFEFGFVIPNSTNTWQSLIEAAPESQMMPANVLTGNVIIETKFYDEELHVSTSRVRLFYV